From one Populus alba chromosome 17, ASM523922v2, whole genome shotgun sequence genomic stretch:
- the LOC118049523 gene encoding pentatricopeptide repeat-containing protein At5g15280, mitochondrial, whose product MKSRSRSKLLCNQMLQNLSYFTSNNAKLERVSSLFTHISIEFRFFTCSLTDPSLKPHKDLSSFNFNGIAHSVISKCSHFFDKKEPKRHNFLNDASFKMPLLDISDVIPHVTRRFLRVLRLKPEDVLEMLLGFQFECERVAVKSTKVESLWEIFKCANEQDKGFRHFPKSCEVMASILVGHGMFREAQLLLLAIERQGISMDSSKIFVSLIEGYVGVGDLERAVLVYDQMRERDLVPSLLCYRALVDLSVRMKRTQLAFRVSLDLVELGISVSEGENASFENVVRLLCRDGMIREARNFIRKLMALGFEPSSLVLNEIALGYCEQDFEDSVRCFAEMKCSPNVLTGNKILFSLCTSFGVERANLFRLKLEHLGFMPDEVTFGILICWCCRERKLSGAFNYLSELLSRGLKPNVWCYHALISALFKEGMWEHAQDILDEMVDMGTTPVLSTFKILLAGYCRARRFDEVKVVIHEMVNRGLIESSALEDPLSKAFMVLELKTLSVRLKRDNDVEFSKTEFFDNLGNGLYLDTDLDEYDKRVTGILEDSMVPDFDFLVRKECSNGNFKVAYSLTGEMARWGQELSLSVVSALLKGLCTPRSYIKLCSSLLEKMPKLVNQLDQEVLNLLVQAHCKIGLTHKGWLIFNQMLQRNLTINSETFTALIKGLCEKENLRNLHDCWDFALNGKWLPGLVDCISVVECLCHCGMLKEILELLERMLVLNPESRLKVLHIFLEKLSLTGFSSIAHLFVEELLQHGCALDQIAYSHLIKGLCKEKKYKVAFAVLDIMLARKMVPCLDLSLILIPRLCKADKLQTAMELMDNVLRVQTTFHSDFTKRFCVTGKAGEAANIFQNMLSKGLLPDADIYNMLLQQFCHTKNLKKVRELLGVVIRKTASLTISSYRSYVRLMCLEGKVDYALSLKKVMVQESKSASIILYNILIFYLLSAGESMHVKKVLNELQEEGLVLNEVTYNFLVYGFSKCKDVSTGMHYLSTMISKELRPSYRSLSTVITFLCDIGELDKVLELSREIELKGWILGSIAQNAIVEGLLFQDKVEAAKQFLDRMVYKGLIPQSISYDNLIKRFCCLGRLDKAIDLLNVMLKKGNMPSSTSYDSVICGFCSRNQLNQAMDFHTEMLDRNLKPSINTWDLLVQQYCQQGQPAEAAKLLLSMVQVGETPTRLMYCSVIDGYRLENNPRKASELMQMMQQSGYEPDFDTHWSLISNLSNSSVKDYNKSSQGFLSSLLAGSGFSSKKDLNAKLG is encoded by the coding sequence ATGAAATCGAGAAGTAGAAGCAAGCTTCTCTGCAATCAAATGCTGCAAAACCTATCATATTTCACCTCCAATAATGCTAAACTTGAAAGGGTCAGTTCTCTTTTCACTCACATCTCCATTGAATTTCGATTCTTTACATGTTCTCTCACTGACCCTTCACTAAAACCCCACAAAGATTTATCGTCTTTTAACTTTAATGGTATTGCGCACTCTGTTATATCTAAGTGTTCTCatttctttgataaaaaagaacccaaaagaCACAACTTTCTTAATGATGCTTCTTTTAAAATGCCGCTCTTAGATATCTCTGATGTAATACCTCATGTTACACGTCGGTTTTTGAGGGTTTTAAGGTTGAAACCAGAAGATGTGCTTGAAATGTTACTGGGTTTTCAATTTGAGTGTGAAAGAGTTGCAGTTAAGAGTACAAAGGTTGAGTCATTATGGGAGATTTTTAAGTGTGCTAACGAACAAGATAAGGGTTTTAGGCATTTTCCCAAGTCATGTGAGGTTATGGCTTCTATTCTTGTTGGGCATGGGATGTTTAGAGAGGCTCAGTTATTGCTTTTGGCAatagagagacaaggaatttCAATGGACAGTAGTAAGATTTTTGTTAGTTTGATTGAAGGGTATGTTGGTGTTGGTGATTTAGAAAGGGCTGTCTTGGTGTATGATCAAATGAGGGAGAGAGATTTAGTGCCATCGTTGTTGTGTTATCGTGCTCTTGTTGATCTTTCAGTAAGAATGAAGAGAACCCAGCTAGCATTTCGAGTTTCTTTAGATCTGGTAGAATTGGGGATTAGTGTAAGCGAAGGAGAAAATGCTAGTTTTGAGAATGTTGTAAGATTACTTTGTAGGGATGGAATGATTCGAGAAGCAAGGAATTTTATTAGGAAGTTAATGGCCTTGGGTTTTGAGCCTAGCAGCTTGGTTCTTAATGAGATTGCTCTTGGGTACTGTGAGCAGGACTTTGAGGATTCAGTAAGGTGTTTTGCTGAAATGAAATGTTCCCCAAATGTTCTTACTGGCAATAAGATTTTATTCAGTTTATGTACTAGTTTTGGTGTAGAGAGAGCAAATTTGTTCAGGCTCAAATTGGAGCACTTGGGTTTTATGCCTGATGAAGTAACTTTTGGGATCTTGATTTGTTGGTGTTGTCGTGAAAGGAAATTGAGTGGTGCCTTCAATTATTTATCAGAGTTGTTATCTCGAGGCCTAAAACCCAATGTATGGTGTTATCATGCTCTTATCAGTGCGTTGTTTAAAGAAGGCATGTGGGAGCATGCACAAGACATTCTTGATGAAATGGTGGATATGGGAACAACCCCTGTTTTGTCAACTTTCAAAATTCTTTTGGCAGGATATTGCAGGGCTAGACGATTTGATGAAGTAAAGGTGGTGATTCATGAGATGGTGAACCGTGGTCTAATTGAATCATCTGCACTCGAGGATCCTCTTTCAAAGGCATTTATGGTCTTGGAGCTCAAGACTTTATCAGTGCGGTTGAAAAGGGACAATGATGTTGAGTTTTCTAAGACAGAATTCTTTGATAACCTTGGTAATGGACTTTATTTGGATACAGACCTGGATGAGTATGACAAAAGAGTAACGGGGATACTTGAAGATTCTATGGTTcctgattttgattttctagTAAGGAAGGAATGCAGTAATGGAAATTTTAAAGTTGCATACTCATTGACCGGTGAAATGGCTCGATGGGGTCAAGAACTGTCTCTCTCTGTTGTCTCGGCATTATTAAAGGGGCTTTGCACTCCTCGTTCCTATATCAAGTTATGCAGCAGTCTTTTGGAGAAGATGCCAAAGCTGGTTAATCAACTAGACCAAGAAGTTCTCAATTTGCTAGTCCAAGCACACTGCAAAATTGGATTGACACACAAAGGGTGGttgatttttaatcaaatgctTCAAAGGAATCTAACAATTAACAGTGAAACATTTACTGCTCTAATTAAGGGACTGtgtgagaaggaaaatttgcgGAACCTTCATGATTGCTGGGATTTTGCTCTAAATGGTAAATGGTTACCAGGGTTGGTGGATTGTATATCTGTGGTTGAATGTCTGTGCCATTGTGGAATGCTGAAGGAGATACTAGAGCTTTTGGAAAGGATGTTGGTATTGAATCCTGAATCAAGGTTAAAAGTTTTACATATCTTCCTTGAAAAGCTTTCTCTTACAGGCTTTTCGAGCATTGCACACTTGTTTGTGGAAGAACTATTACAGCATGGTTGTGCCTTGGATCAAATTGCTTATAGCCATCTTATAAAGGGGTTATGCAAGGAGAAAAAGTATAAAGTTGCCTTCGCAGTATTAGACATAATGCTTGCTAGGAAAATGGTTCCGTGCTTGGACTTATCTCTAATTCTGATTCCTCGGCTGTGTAAGGCTGATAAACTTCAGACAGCTATGGAATTAATGGACAATGTTTTGAGGGTGCAAACTACATTCCACAGCGATTTTACTAAAAGATTTTGTGTGACAGGTAAGGCTGGGGAAGCAGCCAATATTTTCCAGAATATGCTGTCCAAGGGGCTGCTACCTGATgctgatatttataatatgctGTTGCAACAATTCTGCCACACCaaaaacttgaagaaagtcaGGGAGTTACTTGGTGTTGTCATAAGAAAAACTGCAAGCCTCACAATCTCGAGTTATCGCAGTTATGTGCGTTTGATGTGTTTAGAGGGTAAAGTGGATTATGCATTGAGCCTGAAGAAGGTAATGGTGCAAGAAAGCAAGTCTGCTAGCATCATCCTATACAACATTCTGATTTTCTATCTTCTCTCAGCTGGGGAAAGTATGCACGTGAAGAAGGTTTTGAATGAATTACAGGAGGAGGGGTTGGTGCTCAATGAAGTTACATATAATTTTCTGGTATATGGATTTTCTAAATGCAAAGATGTCTCTACTGGTATGCATTATCTGTCTACAATGATTTCAAAGGAGCTTAGGCCTAGCTATCGAAGCTTAAGCACAGTAATAACCTTCCTATGTGATATTGGGGAACTTGATAAAGTATTGGAATTGAGTCGAGAAATAGAATTGAAAGGCTGGATTCTTGGTTCAATTGCTCAAAATGCAATTGTTGAGGGCCTTCTTTTCCAGGATAAGGTTGAAGCAGCAAAACAATTTCTGGACCGAATGGTATATAAAGGTTTAATTCCTCAAAGTATTAgttatgataatttaattaagcgGTTTTGTTGCCTTGGAAGACTGGACAAGGCTATCGACCTTCTGAATGTAATGTTGAAGAAAGGAAACATGCCTAGTTCTACCAGTTATGATTCTGTAATTTGTGGTTTCTGCTCTAGAAATCAACTGAACCAAGCTATGGATTTCCATACTGAGATGTTGGATAGGAATCTTAAGCCGAGTATCAACACATGGGACTTGCTTGTCCAACAGTATTGCCAACAAGGACAACCTGCAGAAGCAGCAAAGCTCCTTCTTTCAATGGTTCAGGTCGGCGAGACTCCAACCAGGCTGATGTACTGCTCTGTAATTGATGGTTATCGCTTGGAAAACAATCCAAGGAAGGCATCAGAGCTAATGCAAATGATGCAACAAAGTGGTTATGAGCCAGATTTTGATACGCATTGGTCTCTTATTAGCAATTTAAGCAATTCGAGTGTCAAGGATTATAATAAAAGCAGTCAGGGTTTCCTGTCAAGCCTTCTCGCTGGAAGTGGATTCTCTTCCAAGAAGGACCTCAATGCCAAACTGGGTTAA
- the LOC118049524 gene encoding pentatricopeptide repeat-containing protein At5g15300, producing MIRKRTNDRSTNRKQPSSLWKNCNNLLALKQIHATLIIKGFNSNRAALRELIFAGAMTISGAINYAHQVFAQITEPDIFMWNTMMRGSSQSKNPSKVVFLYTEMENRGVKPDKFTFSFLLKGCTRLEWRKTGFCVHGKVLKYGFEVNSFVRNTLIYFHSNCGDLVIARSIFYDLPERSVVSWSALTAGYARRGELGVARQIFDEMPVKDLVSWNVMITGYVKNREMENARTLFDEAPEKDVVTWNTMIAGYVLRGEQRQALEMFEEMRNVGECPDEVTMLSLLSACADLGDLEVGRKLHCSISEMTRGDLSVLLGNALVDMYAKCGSIEIALQVFKKMREKDVTTWNSVIGGLAFHGHAEESIKLFAEMQALKNIKPNEITFVGVIVACSHAGNVEEGRRYFKLMRERYDIEPNMIHHGCMVDLLGRAGLLSEAFELIATMEIEPNAIIWRTLLGACRVHGNVELGRLANERLLKLRRDESGDYVLLSNIYASAGEWDGAEEVRKLMDDGGVRKEAGRSLIEADDRAVMQFLFDPKPKLNSRGQVS from the coding sequence atgataagaaaaagaacaaacgATAGGAGCACCAATCGCAAGCAGCCGTCAAGCCTATGGAAAAACTGCAACAATCTTCTTGCTCTAAAGCAAATCCACGCTACCCTTATAATCAAAGGGTTCAATTCAAACCGAGCAGCCCTCAGAGAGCTCATATTTGCTGGTGCTATGACCATTTCTGGTGCTATAAACTATGCCCACCAAGTGTTTGCTCAAATTACTGAACCAGACATTTTCATGTGGAATACAATGATGAGAGGTTCATCTCAAAGCAAAAATCCTTCAAAAGTAGTTTTTCTTTATACCGAGATGGAGAATCGAGGTGTAAAGCCTGATAAGTTCACGTTTTCTTTCTTGCTTAAAGGTTGTACGAGGCTTGAATGGAGAAAGACTGGTTTTTGTGTTCATGGGAAGGTTTTGAAATATGGGTTTGAAGTGAATTCTTTTGTGAGAAATAcccttatttattttcattctaaTTGTGGGGATTTGGTGATAGCTAGATcgattttttatgatttgccGGAAAGGAGTGTTGTTTCTTGGTCTGCTTTGACTGCGGGGTATGCAAGGAGAGGGGAACTGGGTGTGGCGAGGCAAATTTTTGATGAAATGCCAGTGAAAGATTTGGTTTCTTGGAATGTGATGATTACAGGGTATGTGAAAAATAGAGAGATGGAAAATGCTAGGACACTCTTTGACGAAGCTCCGGAAAAAGATGTTGTGACTTGGAATACGATGATTGCTGGGTATGTCCTTCGTGGGGAGCAAAGGCAGGCTTTGGAGATGTTTGAGGAGATGAGGAACGTGGGAGAGTGTCCAGATGAGGTGACAATGCTGAGTCTTCTGTCGGCATGTGCAGATTTGGGTGATTTGGAGGTTGGCAGAAAGTTACATTGCTCAATTTCAGAGATGACTCGGGGAGATTTGAGTGTTTTACTTGGGAATGCACTTGTTGACATGTATGCTAAGTGTGGAAGCATCGAGATAGCACTTCAGGTATTTAAaaagatgagagagaaagaTGTTACAACATGGAATTCAGTAATAGGAGGGTTGGCTTTTCATGGCCATGCTGAGGAATCAATCAAATTGTTTGCTGAGATGCAggctttgaaaaatattaagccAAATGAGATAACTTTTGTTGGAGTGATTGTTGCTTGCAGTCATGCCGGGAATGTTGAAGAGGGGCGCCGGTATTTCAAACTTATGAGAGAGAGGTATGATATAGAGCCAAATATGATACATCATGGGTGTATGGTGGATTTGTTAGGTCGTGCAGGGCTATTGAGTGAAGCATTCGAGTTAATAGCCACAATGGAGATTGAACCTAATGCTATAATTTGGAGGACACTGCTTGGGGCTTGTAGAGTTCATGGAAATGTTGAGCTGGGGAGGCTGGCAAATGAGAGACTACTTAAACTAAGAAGGGATGAGAGTGGGGATTATGTGTTACTTTCTAACATATATGCTTCAGCAGGTGAGTGGGATGGAGCTGAGGAGGTGAGGAAGTTGATGGATGATGGTGGAGTTAGAAAAGAAGCTGGCCGCAGCCTAATTGAAGCAGATGACAGAGCTGTCATGCAATTCTTGTTTGATCCAAAACCCAAACTAAATTCAAGAGGCCAAGTGTCATGA